The proteins below are encoded in one region of Ereboglobus luteus:
- a CDS encoding acyl-CoA dehydratase activase-related protein, producing MSTANTVAPADKPSPSLFAGLDVGSTTLKIVITDSAGEILFTDYRRHNADVPAALRAAFAQARDTRIGNAPVSLTVTGSAGMGLSETYRIPFIQEVVAAGEVAQRRYPDIRTLVDIGGEDAKMIFFSPGRAPDIRMNGSCAGGTGAFIDQVATLLGCEVSELNELAKNSTALHPIASRCGVFAKTDIQNLLARNVSKADIAASVFHAVALQLVTSLARGREIAPLTLLCGGPLAFIPELRKACLKVMGLTDDDCVVPDAAALIPALGCALATDTPRLAITIDELLARFANTTRSGRPLLNGQPLRVLFDSTAGHEAWKIEKQRYALPRANFADLPEDGEIYLGIDSGSTTTKIVATDARENVLYTFYEKNAGDPLAVVAKGLAGLNDAAIAAGRASLRLARAAVTGYGEDLIKAAFNFDSGLVETIAHYLAAHKLNPEVTFILDIGGQDMKATFIENSSIVRLDINEACSSGCGSFIESFANTLGQTAAQFATSACTAEYPCDLGTRCTVFMNSKVKQSLREGSTLPDIAAGIAYSVVKNCLYKVLKLKNVDDLGAHIVVQGGTMRNHAVVRALEHLTGRDVAFADMPELMGAYGAAIHASRANPKSQVPNSKGSDFHPSPFTLLSSLAHPATSTTEESTCPGCENKCVVRKYTFANANTFFSGNKCEKIFTNRGADTRKGESIYSFKYSKLFGRTAPTSSEIPNPKSQIPKNSSGAPITIGIPRALNYYENYPFWHALLTHAGMKVTLSSRSTFDLYGKGVHTVMSDNICFPAKLVHGHIYDLIERKVDRILMPFVVYEEQEDKNAVNTYNCPIVTGYSDVIRSAINPEGKHGIPLDAPTLSFRDRKLLERACREYMTKTLGVAPRVFERAFAAALAAQTEHFRTLAEKARAIAARAAAENRITILLAGRPYHADPLIQHKVADMIAGFGVDVISEDLVRLDDDTDAGGPGSVRQWAYTNRILKSARWVAEAPSNVHFVQLTSFGCGPDAFIIDEAGDILRRNGKSHTILKIDDISNLGSLRLRIRSLVESLAYRGRAEPCECNGACDETNSDSASTFVRVQPSEKNRISLAPASTTSNSAATATTPLTTPIFTEADRHRTILLPFFSEVYSPFIPMLLGHMGYKCEVMPPSDAASIDFGLKYANNEVCYPATLVVGDIVRALNSGKYKPDEIAIGISQTGGQCRASNYIALIKKAMIATGHGNIPVVSLGTSSGAVSNTQPGFKLKLLGNLSEIIGSVFYADRISQMYYASVPREREPGSAARLRDEYIQAAIARVAVRDTKALYRLLAEAAADFNAICDHDRRVPRIGIVGEIYVKYNSIGNKNVVQWLIDQGAEAVVPSVATFFLQEFPNHRTNIEQHLKHKPRIPFLDTAAFALIRRVEKKFDRAASSFAYFHPSHNPYEQAKSASRVLNIASQYGEGWLIPAELAGFAERGVMNAVSLQPFGCIANHLVSKGIEKRIRDLYPDMSLLFLDLDSGASEANMMNRLHFMLQNARNQVEQAAAV from the coding sequence ATGAGCACGGCTAACACAGTTGCACCCGCAGACAAACCATCCCCATCGCTTTTCGCCGGCCTCGACGTCGGCTCGACCACGCTTAAAATCGTCATCACCGATTCCGCGGGCGAAATCCTCTTCACCGATTACCGCCGGCACAACGCCGACGTGCCCGCCGCGTTGCGGGCGGCCTTCGCGCAGGCGCGCGACACGCGCATCGGCAACGCGCCCGTCTCGCTCACCGTCACCGGCTCGGCGGGCATGGGCCTCTCGGAAACCTACCGCATCCCGTTCATCCAGGAGGTCGTCGCCGCGGGCGAGGTCGCCCAGCGCCGTTATCCCGACATCCGCACGCTCGTCGACATCGGCGGCGAGGACGCGAAGATGATTTTCTTCTCGCCCGGCCGCGCGCCCGACATCCGCATGAACGGTTCCTGCGCCGGCGGCACCGGCGCGTTCATCGACCAGGTGGCCACGCTCCTCGGCTGCGAGGTTTCGGAGCTCAACGAACTCGCCAAAAACTCAACCGCCCTGCATCCCATCGCCTCGCGCTGCGGCGTGTTTGCCAAGACCGACATCCAGAATCTTCTCGCTCGCAACGTCTCCAAGGCCGACATCGCCGCGTCCGTGTTTCACGCCGTCGCGCTGCAACTCGTCACCTCGCTCGCCCGTGGACGCGAAATCGCGCCGCTCACGCTCCTGTGCGGCGGCCCGCTCGCGTTCATCCCCGAGCTGCGCAAGGCGTGTCTCAAGGTCATGGGCCTCACCGACGACGATTGCGTCGTGCCCGATGCCGCCGCGCTCATCCCCGCGCTCGGTTGCGCGCTCGCGACCGACACCCCGCGCCTCGCAATCACTATCGACGAACTCCTCGCGCGCTTCGCCAACACCACGCGCTCCGGCCGCCCGCTCCTCAACGGCCAGCCGCTCCGCGTGCTCTTCGACAGCACCGCCGGGCACGAAGCCTGGAAAATCGAAAAGCAACGCTACGCGCTCCCGCGCGCAAACTTCGCCGACCTGCCCGAGGACGGAGAAATCTACCTCGGCATCGACTCCGGTTCCACGACGACAAAAATCGTCGCCACCGACGCGCGCGAAAATGTCCTCTACACCTTCTACGAGAAAAACGCCGGCGATCCGCTCGCCGTCGTCGCCAAGGGGCTCGCCGGGCTCAACGACGCCGCCATCGCCGCCGGACGCGCCTCGCTCCGCCTGGCCCGCGCCGCCGTCACCGGTTACGGCGAAGACCTCATCAAGGCCGCTTTCAATTTCGACAGCGGCCTCGTCGAGACCATCGCGCACTACCTCGCCGCGCACAAACTCAACCCCGAAGTCACCTTCATCCTCGACATCGGCGGGCAGGACATGAAGGCCACGTTCATCGAGAACAGCTCCATCGTCCGCCTCGACATCAACGAAGCCTGCTCCTCCGGCTGCGGCTCCTTCATTGAAAGTTTCGCCAACACCCTCGGCCAGACCGCCGCGCAATTCGCCACCTCCGCCTGCACCGCCGAGTATCCCTGCGACCTCGGCACGCGCTGCACGGTGTTCATGAACTCGAAGGTCAAGCAATCGCTCCGCGAAGGCTCCACGCTGCCCGACATCGCCGCGGGCATCGCCTACTCCGTCGTCAAAAACTGCCTCTACAAAGTTCTCAAATTAAAAAACGTGGACGACCTCGGCGCGCACATTGTCGTCCAGGGCGGCACCATGCGAAACCACGCCGTCGTCCGCGCGCTCGAGCACCTGACAGGCCGCGACGTCGCCTTCGCCGACATGCCCGAACTCATGGGCGCCTACGGAGCCGCCATACACGCTTCGCGCGCAAATCCCAAATCCCAAGTTCCAAATTCCAAAGGATCGGATTTTCACCCTTCACCCTTCACTCTTCTCTCTTCTTTAGCCCATCCCGCCACATCCACCACCGAGGAAAGCACCTGCCCCGGTTGTGAAAACAAATGCGTTGTCCGCAAATACACCTTCGCAAACGCGAACACATTTTTCTCGGGCAACAAGTGCGAAAAAATCTTCACCAACCGCGGAGCCGACACCCGCAAAGGCGAAAGCATCTACTCCTTCAAATACAGCAAACTCTTCGGACGCACCGCGCCGACTTCGTCGGAAATCCCAAATCCCAAATCCCAAATCCCAAAAAACAGCAGCGGCGCGCCGATCACCATCGGCATTCCCCGCGCGCTCAATTATTACGAAAACTATCCCTTCTGGCACGCGCTCCTCACGCACGCCGGAATGAAAGTCACGCTCTCCTCGCGCTCCACCTTCGACCTCTACGGCAAAGGCGTGCACACCGTCATGTCGGACAACATCTGTTTCCCCGCGAAACTCGTCCACGGACACATCTACGACCTCATCGAGCGCAAAGTTGACCGCATCCTCATGCCCTTCGTCGTTTACGAGGAGCAGGAGGACAAGAACGCCGTCAACACCTACAACTGCCCCATCGTCACCGGCTACTCCGACGTCATCCGCAGCGCCATCAACCCCGAGGGCAAGCACGGCATCCCGCTCGACGCGCCCACGCTCAGCTTCCGCGACCGCAAACTCCTCGAACGCGCCTGCCGCGAATACATGACAAAAACGCTCGGCGTCGCCCCGCGCGTCTTCGAGCGCGCCTTCGCCGCCGCGCTCGCCGCGCAAACCGAACACTTCCGCACCCTCGCCGAAAAAGCCCGCGCCATCGCCGCGCGCGCCGCCGCCGAAAACCGCATCACCATCCTCCTCGCCGGACGCCCCTACCATGCCGACCCGCTCATCCAGCACAAAGTCGCCGACATGATCGCCGGCTTCGGCGTCGATGTGATCAGCGAAGACCTTGTGCGCCTCGACGACGACACCGACGCCGGCGGCCCCGGAAGTGTCCGCCAATGGGCCTACACCAACCGCATCCTCAAATCCGCTCGCTGGGTCGCCGAGGCGCCCTCGAACGTGCACTTCGTGCAACTCACCTCCTTCGGCTGCGGCCCCGACGCGTTCATCATCGACGAGGCGGGCGACATCCTTCGCCGCAACGGCAAGAGCCACACCATTCTAAAAATCGACGACATCAGCAACCTCGGCTCGCTCCGCCTGCGCATCCGCTCGCTGGTCGAAAGCCTCGCCTACCGCGGTCGCGCCGAACCCTGCGAATGCAACGGAGCGTGTGACGAAACAAACAGTGACTCGGCCAGCACGTTCGTCCGCGTCCAGCCAAGCGAGAAAAACCGCATATCGCTCGCCCCCGCCTCCACAACCTCAAACTCCGCCGCAACGGCTACGACGCCCCTCACCACGCCCATCTTCACCGAGGCCGACCGGCATCGCACGATCCTCCTGCCGTTTTTCTCGGAAGTCTATTCGCCCTTCATCCCGATGCTCCTCGGGCACATGGGATACAAATGCGAAGTCATGCCGCCGAGCGACGCCGCCTCGATCGACTTCGGCCTCAAATACGCCAACAACGAAGTCTGCTACCCGGCCACGCTCGTCGTCGGCGACATCGTCCGCGCGCTCAACAGCGGCAAATACAAACCCGACGAAATCGCCATCGGCATCAGCCAGACCGGCGGACAATGCCGCGCGTCAAACTACATCGCCCTCATCAAAAAAGCGATGATCGCCACCGGCCACGGCAACATCCCCGTTGTCTCGCTCGGCACATCGAGCGGCGCGGTCTCGAACACCCAGCCCGGTTTCAAGCTCAAGCTCCTCGGCAACCTCAGCGAAATCATCGGCTCGGTCTTCTACGCCGACCGCATCTCGCAGATGTATTACGCCTCCGTGCCCCGCGAACGCGAACCCGGCTCCGCCGCGCGCCTCCGCGACGAATACATCCAGGCCGCCATCGCCCGCGTGGCGGTGCGCGACACCAAGGCGCTCTACCGCCTCCTCGCCGAGGCCGCCGCCGACTTCAACGCCATCTGCGACCACGACCGCCGCGTCCCCCGCATCGGCATCGTCGGCGAGATCTACGTGAAGTATAATTCCATCGGAAACAAAAACGTCGTCCAATGGCTCATCGACCAGGGCGCCGAGGCGGTGGTGCCCTCCGTCGCCACGTTCTTCCTCCAGGAATTCCCGAATCACCGCACCAACATTGAGCAGCACCTCAAGCACAAGCCGCGCATCCCGTTTTTGGACACGGCGGCCTTCGCGCTCATCCGCCGCGTCGAGAAAAAGTTCGACCGCGCCGCCTCGTCCTTCGCGTATTTCCACCCCTCGCACAACCCCTACGAGCAGGCCAAGTCGGCCTCGCGCGTGCTCAACATCGCCTCGCAATACGGCGAAGGCTGGCTGATCCCCGCGGAGCTTGCGGGCTTCGCCGAGCGCGGCGTGATGAACGCCGTGAGCCTGCAACCCTTCGGCTGCATAGCGAACCACCTCGTGTCAAAAGGAATAGAAAAACGAATTCGCGACCTCTATCCCGACATGAGCCTCCTCTTCCTGGATTTGGACAGCGGCGCCAGCGAGGCCAACATGATGAACCGCCTCCACTTCATGCTCCAAAACGCCAGAAACCAAGTCGAGCAAGCCGCCGCTGTATGA
- a CDS encoding TetR/AcrR family transcriptional regulator: MTEQTILHAAKTVFLRKGLGATTMQDIAAEAKISRTLLHYYYRNKDTLFRAILDSAVGEFIPKVAMLIELDIPLIDKAGLLVDGYLALLLEDPLLPHFMVMEIQRDPRVLVQLFRDKRGEFGEISRLKAQIGKELCIEGDTDVALAHIFTSLYGMLIFPFLAKPALDEVFFDNNPDAFRAFMMERKPYIVSMMQTLFASMKRAAVASAPASSSAKSKPARKKTKAGVSGRKVARAAA, encoded by the coding sequence ATGACCGAACAGACCATACTTCACGCCGCAAAGACCGTTTTTCTCCGCAAGGGACTCGGCGCCACCACCATGCAGGATATCGCCGCCGAGGCGAAAATCTCGCGCACGCTCCTGCACTATTACTACCGCAACAAGGACACCCTTTTCCGCGCCATCCTCGACAGCGCCGTCGGCGAGTTCATCCCCAAGGTCGCCATGCTCATCGAGCTCGACATCCCGCTTATCGATAAAGCCGGCCTGCTCGTGGACGGCTACCTCGCGCTCCTGCTCGAGGACCCGCTCCTGCCGCATTTCATGGTGATGGAAATCCAGCGCGACCCGCGCGTGCTCGTGCAGCTCTTCCGCGACAAGCGCGGCGAGTTCGGCGAAATCTCGCGCCTCAAGGCCCAAATCGGCAAGGAGCTCTGCATCGAGGGCGACACCGACGTCGCGCTCGCGCACATTTTCACGAGCCTCTACGGAATGCTCATTTTCCCCTTCCTCGCCAAGCCCGCGCTCGACGAGGTTTTCTTCGACAACAACCCCGACGCCTTCCGCGCGTTCATGATGGAGCGCAAGCCCTACATCGTTTCAATGATGCAAACCCTGTTTGCGTCGATGAAGCGCGCCGCGGTCGCATCCGCACCGGCGTCTTCCTCCGCAAAAAGCAAACCCGCGCGCAAAAAAACAAAGGCCGGAGTTTCCGGACGCAAGGTCGCCCGCGCCGCCGCCTAA
- a CDS encoding DNA-3-methyladenine glycosylase gives MGKLIKAKPNRTGNVMSPEALRCKNTVALARRLIGKTLARRLPGGETQRAIITETEAYHGETDLACHASKGRTARTDVMYRAGGVWYVYLCYGVHEMLNLVTGPEDFPSAILIRAAGGVTGPGRLTKALKINRALNGASACDPAGGLWIEDAPGVPKKQILITPRIGIDYAGPVWSAKPWRFVLKGNKPEK, from the coding sequence ATGGGCAAATTAATCAAAGCGAAACCAAACCGGACAGGCAACGTGATGTCTCCCGAGGCATTGCGTTGCAAAAACACCGTCGCCCTAGCCCGCCGCCTCATTGGCAAAACACTCGCCCGTCGCCTGCCCGGCGGCGAAACTCAACGCGCCATCATCACCGAGACCGAGGCCTACCACGGCGAAACCGACCTCGCCTGCCACGCATCGAAAGGCCGCACCGCGCGCACCGATGTCATGTATCGCGCCGGCGGCGTCTGGTATGTTTATCTCTGCTACGGCGTGCACGAAATGCTCAACCTCGTGACCGGCCCCGAAGATTTTCCGAGCGCAATTCTCATCCGCGCCGCGGGCGGAGTCACCGGCCCCGGGCGCCTGACCAAGGCGCTCAAAATCAACCGCGCGCTCAACGGTGCCAGCGCCTGCGATCCCGCCGGCGGCCTCTGGATCGAGGACGCGCCGGGCGTGCCCAAAAAACAAATACTCATCACTCCGCGCATCGGCATCGACTACGCCGGTCCCGTCTGGTCGGCCAAGCCGTGGCGGTTCGTCCTCAAGGGCAATAAGCCCGAAAAGTGA
- a CDS encoding PfkB family carbohydrate kinase — MIITLTGNLLAERTFEFASWQPGGTQRATAESFQVGGKGINVSKMLANLGAPTLAVCFAGGETGDECLCWLEARGLPHHAFRAGAPTRSGTVVRAPDRAETTFLGVDVEPGEAAFSECAAWLDAQPPSHSLAICGSFPGLLAPAGALLREAIVRRVAHGNVFVDTYGLPLAWLVNEPVALVKINRNEFDQLCASVKNPELARALSPSNPMPDRLAAACRNWPVRAWVITDGPGPVWHAGAPADGRVPVPVSHQPPAIREVSATGSGDVLFAVLLHNLKNRHFSLADAVANAIPYASANASTSTLAEINEKQD, encoded by the coding sequence ATGATCATCACGCTTACCGGAAACCTCCTTGCTGAACGCACTTTTGAATTTGCCTCGTGGCAACCGGGCGGAACGCAGCGTGCCACGGCGGAGTCGTTTCAGGTCGGAGGGAAGGGCATCAATGTCTCGAAAATGCTCGCGAACCTCGGCGCGCCCACGCTCGCAGTCTGTTTCGCCGGAGGCGAAACGGGCGATGAATGTCTGTGCTGGCTGGAGGCGCGCGGCCTTCCGCATCATGCGTTTCGCGCGGGCGCTCCGACGCGCAGCGGCACGGTGGTGCGCGCGCCCGATCGCGCCGAGACGACTTTTCTCGGCGTCGATGTCGAACCCGGCGAGGCCGCGTTTTCCGAATGCGCCGCGTGGCTCGACGCGCAACCGCCCTCGCACTCGCTCGCCATTTGCGGCAGTTTTCCCGGTTTGCTCGCGCCCGCGGGCGCGCTTTTGCGCGAGGCGATTGTCCGGCGCGTTGCGCACGGCAATGTCTTTGTCGATACCTACGGCCTGCCGCTCGCGTGGCTCGTCAATGAGCCGGTCGCGCTCGTGAAAATCAATCGCAACGAATTCGACCAGCTATGCGCCTCCGTGAAAAACCCGGAGCTGGCGCGCGCGCTTTCTCCGTCCAACCCGATGCCTGACCGGCTTGCCGCCGCGTGCCGCAACTGGCCCGTTCGCGCCTGGGTGATTACCGACGGACCCGGTCCGGTGTGGCATGCCGGCGCCCCGGCGGACGGGCGCGTCCCCGTCCCCGTTTCGCACCAACCGCCGGCAATCCGCGAAGTTTCGGCGACCGGTTCCGGCGACGTGCTCTTTGCCGTGTTGCTGCATAATCTCAAAAACCGTCATTTTTCACTCGCAGACGCGGTTGCAAACGCCATACCTTACGCCTCGGCCAACGCCTCAACCTCAACCCTTGCAGAGATAAACGAAAAACAGGACTGA
- a CDS encoding chromosome partitioning protein ParA yields the protein MNKAVIAAVIIIALLVGGYFGYQSHQTKKEKALIEQRIADEQAAHERALAEAKKNAEAAAEAARLNDLKAKQEAEAAQREIARLRAEQAAAEAARRNAEEQVRLAAAERARLAKEKEQAIGEARRIAEQREREAAAAEAARKATLEKLAAAEAAQRAAADREAARLAALQAQQAVEREQAQTVVAKTRAEYEDRAVYNTDYKRRSHYNLSVEMKNAEGEGQ from the coding sequence ATGAACAAAGCCGTAATCGCAGCCGTCATCATCATCGCCCTGCTTGTCGGAGGCTACTTTGGTTACCAAAGCCATCAGACAAAAAAGGAGAAAGCACTTATTGAACAACGCATCGCGGACGAACAGGCCGCCCATGAGCGCGCCCTCGCCGAGGCCAAGAAAAACGCGGAAGCCGCCGCCGAGGCCGCCCGTCTCAACGACCTCAAGGCCAAGCAGGAAGCCGAGGCCGCCCAGCGTGAAATCGCCCGCCTGCGCGCCGAACAGGCCGCCGCCGAGGCCGCCCGCCGCAACGCCGAGGAGCAAGTCCGCCTTGCCGCCGCCGAGCGCGCCCGCCTTGCCAAGGAAAAGGAGCAGGCCATCGGTGAAGCCCGCCGCATTGCCGAGCAGCGTGAGAGGGAAGCCGCCGCCGCCGAGGCCGCCCGCAAGGCCACCCTCGAAAAGCTTGCTGCCGCCGAGGCCGCTCAGCGCGCCGCCGCCGACCGCGAGGCCGCCCGTCTCGCCGCGCTTCAGGCGCAGCAGGCCGTCGAGCGCGAACAGGCCCAAACCGTGGTCGCCAAGACCCGGGCCGAATACGAGGATCGCGCCGTTTACAACACCGACTACAAGCGCCGTTCGCACTACAACCTCAGCGTTGAAATGAAAAACGCCGAGGGGGAAGGCCAATAA
- the rplU gene encoding 50S ribosomal protein L21: MKAIIKTQGQQFAVSEGDILVVNRYPKTEAGNTVEIKEVLSVGEGDSFRVGTPLIEGATVTAKILENKRGDKIVVFKKKKRKGMERKQGHRQELSVIKIESIKA, translated from the coding sequence ATGAAAGCCATTATTAAAACGCAAGGACAGCAGTTCGCCGTGAGCGAAGGCGACATCCTCGTCGTCAACCGCTATCCCAAGACAGAAGCCGGTAACACGGTTGAGATCAAAGAGGTGCTCTCCGTCGGCGAAGGCGATTCTTTCCGCGTTGGCACGCCCCTCATCGAAGGCGCAACCGTCACCGCCAAAATCCTTGAAAACAAGCGCGGCGATAAAATCGTCGTCTTCAAGAAAAAGAAACGCAAGGGCATGGAGCGCAAACAAGGCCACCGCCAGGAACTCTCCGTGATCAAAATCGAATCAATCAAAGCATAA
- the rpmA gene encoding 50S ribosomal protein L27, protein MAHKKGQGTSSNGRESHSKRLGVKKFGGESVIAGNIIVRQRGTKLHAGRNVGTGRDWTLFALKDGKVVYDKPHRKVSVE, encoded by the coding sequence ATGGCGCACAAAAAAGGTCAGGGAACATCCTCCAACGGACGCGAGAGCCATTCGAAACGACTCGGCGTGAAGAAATTCGGCGGCGAGTCCGTCATTGCCGGAAACATCATCGTCCGGCAGCGCGGCACCAAGCTCCACGCCGGCCGCAATGTCGGCACCGGTCGCGACTGGACGCTCTTCGCCCTCAAGGACGGCAAGGTCGTTTACGACAAGCCGCACCGCAAGGTCTCCGTCGAATAA
- the ligA gene encoding NAD-dependent DNA ligase LigA, with the protein MQIPPLRLLASKLSLLLFVFLLAPFAPGAGDDATRIEQLRVEIARHDDLYYKAAAPEISDTEYDALKRELSELETANPGLASRQSPTRRVAGDGHDNFFKRRSHIAPMLSLENTYDENAVRAFDRKIRKQLASPPAAVATLQYVVEPKIDGAGINIVYENGKLTQVITRGDGAEGDNIVANVRAARALPEQLVDDGNGLPSFIEIRGEIHMPLADFNRINAQRAAEGRPLYANARNLAAGSMKLHDPAEVARRGLRVFVFGIGACEPGTEMRKPIASQGELHARFRAWGLPVMEKTWVADSPEKLLAAINELSAMRPQLAYLIDGAVIKVDSFAAQNRLGSGSTAPNWAIAYKYSPRSAETRVRAITLQVGRTGAITPVAELEPVMLAGTKITRASLHNPREMVRKGIGVGDIVVIEKAGEIIPEIVRVKTEARSPENPVAPFSFPKNCPECGTPLVGSGDAGDEIANRCPNTQCAGQVKRRIAHFASKQCVNISGLGEATIGKLVDGGLVRDAADLYELEAAQIAKIIRSEKNAARLHASIASSRRADLWRVIAGLGIPDAGAATARALVKKYNSLAAFIAADEASLVAISGVNKKSAASIAAWLADPANRALVERLDKHGLGSRKR; encoded by the coding sequence ATGCAAATACCCCCGCTTCGTCTGCTTGCGTCCAAATTGTCGCTGCTGTTGTTTGTTTTCTTGCTCGCTCCGTTTGCTCCCGGTGCCGGCGATGACGCCACTCGCATCGAGCAACTTCGCGTCGAGATCGCGCGCCACGACGACCTTTATTACAAAGCTGCGGCGCCGGAAATTTCCGATACCGAATACGACGCGCTCAAACGCGAGCTGAGCGAACTTGAGACTGCCAATCCCGGGCTCGCTTCCAGGCAATCGCCCACGCGCCGTGTCGCAGGCGACGGGCACGACAATTTTTTCAAACGCCGCTCGCACATCGCGCCCATGCTCAGCCTTGAAAACACCTATGATGAGAACGCCGTTCGCGCCTTCGACCGGAAAATCCGCAAGCAGCTCGCGTCCCCGCCCGCCGCGGTCGCCACGCTTCAATATGTCGTCGAACCAAAAATCGACGGCGCGGGCATCAACATCGTTTATGAAAACGGAAAACTAACCCAGGTAATCACGCGCGGCGACGGCGCGGAAGGGGACAACATCGTCGCCAATGTGCGGGCCGCCCGCGCGCTGCCCGAGCAGCTCGTTGACGACGGCAACGGCCTGCCCTCATTCATCGAAATACGCGGCGAAATCCACATGCCGCTCGCCGATTTCAACCGCATCAACGCGCAACGCGCCGCCGAGGGTCGCCCGCTTTATGCCAACGCGCGCAATCTCGCCGCCGGAAGCATGAAGCTGCACGATCCCGCCGAGGTGGCGCGACGCGGTTTGCGTGTTTTTGTCTTTGGCATCGGCGCGTGCGAACCCGGCACCGAGATGCGCAAGCCCATTGCCAGCCAAGGCGAATTGCACGCGCGTTTTCGCGCGTGGGGTTTGCCCGTTATGGAAAAAACATGGGTTGCCGACTCCCCCGAAAAACTGCTCGCGGCAATTAACGAGCTTTCCGCCATGCGTCCGCAACTCGCGTATCTGATCGACGGCGCGGTCATCAAGGTTGACAGCTTTGCGGCGCAAAACCGGCTAGGCTCGGGCTCCACCGCGCCAAATTGGGCGATCGCTTACAAATACTCGCCGCGCAGCGCCGAGACGCGCGTGCGCGCCATCACGCTCCAAGTCGGACGCACCGGCGCGATCACTCCCGTCGCGGAGCTGGAGCCCGTGATGCTCGCGGGCACAAAAATCACGCGCGCCTCTCTCCACAATCCGCGCGAAATGGTGCGCAAGGGCATCGGCGTTGGCGACATTGTGGTGATCGAGAAGGCGGGCGAAATCATCCCCGAGATTGTGCGCGTGAAAACCGAGGCGCGCTCGCCGGAGAATCCTGTCGCGCCGTTTTCGTTTCCAAAAAATTGCCCCGAATGCGGCACGCCTCTTGTCGGTTCGGGCGACGCCGGTGATGAAATTGCGAACCGCTGTCCCAACACACAGTGCGCCGGGCAGGTGAAGCGCCGCATTGCGCATTTTGCGTCCAAGCAATGCGTCAACATCAGCGGACTTGGCGAGGCGACGATTGGGAAACTTGTGGACGGCGGTCTCGTGCGCGACGCCGCCGACCTTTACGAATTGGAGGCGGCGCAAATCGCAAAAATAATCAGAAGCGAAAAAAACGCCGCGCGTTTGCACGCCTCCATTGCCTCCAGCCGCCGCGCGGATTTGTGGCGAGTGATTGCCGGGCTCGGCATTCCCGACGCGGGCGCGGCAACGGCAAGGGCGCTCGTCAAAAAATACAATTCACTCGCGGCATTCATCGCGGCGGACGAGGCCTCGCTTGTTGCGATTTCCGGCGTCAATAAAAAGTCGGCCGCCAGCATCGCCGCATGGCTTGCCGACCCGGCCAACCGCGCGCTTGTCGAGCGACTCGACAAGCACGGACTCGGTTCGCGCAAACGGTAG